In one window of Gossypium hirsutum isolate 1008001.06 chromosome A01, Gossypium_hirsutum_v2.1, whole genome shotgun sequence DNA:
- the LOC107886812 gene encoding TSL-kinase interacting protein 1 isoform X1 — MRTESQVSIASEAQNNQENIPIQVGDPNVVPSTSNNSVLEQPAKKPTRQWAAWTRQEEESFFTALRQVGKNFEKITCRVQSKNKDQVRHYYYRLVRRMNKLLGPGLCLDAKNSKDTNAAMLRWWSLLEKYSCKASKLHLKPRRFKIFIEALEHQLLKDRKKNVRKRPSHGENISPTSPNTTTNQSRASGHDAHTVKLVLVESQNIQKLGPGKGSFKRNSNVGVNRSNNKGESNTMKVASNTMKPARQRWKSVASSAAYKKWEKAAIAGVSLVADAAEHLERTTSDKEVEHEQDTPDPEHKILEPVDNNQLPLPAFSQNPFAESNVHATVKLKLQLFPIDDNTRRALEMDKHNPYLELTLSIRKKISSVLEHLNRKWGNSSVASGVLMLFPYGVQRENLRAYQRWTQAAIVSAADVYAMIGRPQVFRLRYGWVSDAEVESLTRQAPVSSSYLSNVHNMNAESRKSCVMEEAQVSTSSNNDMSKKLDDPCKNQPILQKENNALEPPRTGFPTLTEKNLSTGLKDNFGDSPIPARNASSDRSETCNLAIMRWLADADDQRLRNSTAALSAGEWADSLTNISVGELLAEVPHDLDGNCVDCAVTENSQCLQQIPFSCDSFDAAIAAHISMHQNKMDIPSIPSHASSIWDAEDTCDAFLFRKNPIPCTNVPRFSGITSQAACKQIARQNLAELSTHSKESPDPVEPMENSACEDLTDECPSDPHIMDTTENDFNGLTDIYWPESLGPLDLDIPTCKYHTEELIFSDSLGGLSRLIASSLDAFQNCSFFGTDKKEPTSTVGAQDTFSSAFKISSDN; from the exons ATGCGGACAGAGTCACAGGTCTCCATAGCCTCTGAGGCACAAAATAATCAAGAAAATATTCCTATTCAGGTTGGAGATCCCAATGTAGTACCATCCACCTCGAATAATTCTGTGCTGGAGCAACCTG CTAAAAAGCCAACTCGGCAATGGGCTGCTTGGACACGTCAAGAGGAAGAGAGTTTCTTCACTGCATTACGACAAGTTGGGAAG AATTTTGAGAAGATCACATGTCGTGTTCAAAGTAAAAACAAGGATCAG GTCAGACATTATTACTATCGTCTTGTCAGGCGGATGAATAAACTTCTGGGTCCTGGATTATGTTTGGATGCCAAAAACTCTAAAGATACTAATGCAGCAATGCTTCGCTG GTGGTCTCTATTAGAAAAGTATAGCTGCAAAGCCTCGAAACTTCATTTGAAACCTcgaagatttaaaatttttattgaagcTTTG GAGCATCAACTCTTGAAAGACCGGAAGAAGAATGTACGAAAACGACCATCTCATGGTGAGAATATTTCACCTACATCTCCCAACACTACCACAAATCAGAGTAGGGCTTCTGGACATGATGCTCATACTGTCAAGCTGGTTCTTGTAGAGAGTCAAAACATTCAAAAGTTAGGACCTGGAAAAGGTTCATTTAAGCGTAATAGCAATGTAGGTGTTAATCGTAGCAATAACAAAGGGGAGTCAAATACCATGAAAGTTGCTTCAAATACCATGAAACCTGCAAGGCAGAGATGGAAATCAG TTGCCTCATCAGCTGCATATAAAAAATGGGAAAAGGCTGCAATTGCTGGTGTTTCTTTGGTTGCCGATGCTGCTGAGCATTTGGAGAGAACTACTAGTGACAAAGAAGTTGAACATGAACAAGATACACCAG ATCCAGAGCATAAGATCCTTGAACCAGTTGACAATAATCAACTTCCTTTGCCTGCTTTCTCTCAAAATCCTTTTGCTGAGAGCAATGTACATGCTACTGTTAAACTTAAGCTCCAGCTCTTTCCAATTGATGACAATACTAGAAGAGCCTTGGAAATG GATAAACACAATCCATACTTGGAACTCACTCTTAGTATTCGAAAGAAGATATCATCAGTACTGGAGCATCTGAATCGAAAATGGGGCAACTCAAGTGTAGCATCAGGAGTGCTTATGCTTTTCCCTTATGGTGTTCAAAGAGAAAACCTTAGGGCTTATCAGAGATGGACTCAAGCAGCCATTGTCAGTGCAGCAGACGTATATGCAATGATTGGAAGGCCCCAAGTATTTCGCCTAAG GTATGGTTGGGTTTCTGATGCTGAAGTTGAATCTTTGACACGGCAAGCACCTGTTTCTTCATCCTACCTTTCCAATGTGCATAATATGAATGCTGAAAGTAGGAAGAGCTGTGTTATGGAAGAAGCACAAGTCTCTACCTCATCTAACAATGATATGTCTAAGAAACTTGATGATCCTTGCAAGAATCAGCCAATATTACAGAAAGAAAATAATGCCCTGGAACCTCCTCGAACTGGTTTTCCCACCTTGACGGAAAAAAACCTTTCCACTGGTCTTAAAGACAATTTTGGGGATTCCCCTATTCCTGCAAGAAATGCATCATCAGATAGAAGTGAGACTTGCAATCTTGCTATTATGAGATGGTTGGCAGATGCA GATGATCAGAGATTGAGAAATAGCACTGCTGCATTATCTGCTGGTGAATGGGCCGACAGTCTTACAAACATAAGTGTCGGAGAACTTCTTGCAGAAGTGCCTCATGACTTGGATGGTAACTGTGTTGATTGCGCTGTTACAGAGAACTCGCAATGTCTTCAGCAGATTCCATTCAGCTGTGATTCATTTGACGCAGCCATTGCTGCTCATATTTCTATGCATCAAAACAAGATGGACATTCCATCAATACCATCCCATGCATCTTCTATCTGGGATGCAGAAGATACATGTGATGCCTTCTTATTTCGAAAGAATCCTATTCCTTGTACCAATGTTCCTAGATTCTCCGGTATTACTTCACAAGCAGCCTGCAAACAGATTGCAAGACAAAACTTAGCAGAATTGAGCACCCATTCTAAG GAATCACCTGATCCAGTGGAGCCAATGGAAAATTCTGCTTGTGAAGACCTCACAGATGAGTGTCCATCTGATCCACACATCATGGATACTACAGAAAACGATTTCAACGGGCTGACTGACATTTATTGG CCTGAGTCTCTTGGACCACTGGATCTCGATATACCGACTTGTAAGTACCATACTGAAGAATTAATTTTCAGTGATAGCCTTGGAGGTTTGAGCCGTTTAATAGCCAGTAGTCTGGATGCTTTTCAAAATTGTTCATTTTTCGGAACGGACAAGAAAGAACCAACGTCAACAGTAGGAGCTCAGGATACTTTCTCCTCAGCTTTTAAAATTAGCAGTGACAACTGA
- the LOC107886812 gene encoding TSL-kinase interacting protein 1 isoform X2 → MRTESQVSIASEAQNNQENIPIQVGDPNVVPSTSNNSVLEQPAKKPTRQWAAWTRQEEESFFTALRQVGKNFEKITCRVQSKNKDQVRHYYYRLVRRMNKLLGPGLCLDAKNSKDTNAAMLRWWSLLEKYSCKASKLHLKPRRFKIFIEALEHQLLKDRKKNVRKRPSHESQNIQKLGPGKGSFKRNSNVGVNRSNNKGESNTMKVASNTMKPARQRWKSVASSAAYKKWEKAAIAGVSLVADAAEHLERTTSDKEVEHEQDTPDPEHKILEPVDNNQLPLPAFSQNPFAESNVHATVKLKLQLFPIDDNTRRALEMDKHNPYLELTLSIRKKISSVLEHLNRKWGNSSVASGVLMLFPYGVQRENLRAYQRWTQAAIVSAADVYAMIGRPQVFRLRYGWVSDAEVESLTRQAPVSSSYLSNVHNMNAESRKSCVMEEAQVSTSSNNDMSKKLDDPCKNQPILQKENNALEPPRTGFPTLTEKNLSTGLKDNFGDSPIPARNASSDRSETCNLAIMRWLADADDQRLRNSTAALSAGEWADSLTNISVGELLAEVPHDLDGNCVDCAVTENSQCLQQIPFSCDSFDAAIAAHISMHQNKMDIPSIPSHASSIWDAEDTCDAFLFRKNPIPCTNVPRFSGITSQAACKQIARQNLAELSTHSKESPDPVEPMENSACEDLTDECPSDPHIMDTTENDFNGLTDIYWPESLGPLDLDIPTCKYHTEELIFSDSLGGLSRLIASSLDAFQNCSFFGTDKKEPTSTVGAQDTFSSAFKISSDN, encoded by the exons ATGCGGACAGAGTCACAGGTCTCCATAGCCTCTGAGGCACAAAATAATCAAGAAAATATTCCTATTCAGGTTGGAGATCCCAATGTAGTACCATCCACCTCGAATAATTCTGTGCTGGAGCAACCTG CTAAAAAGCCAACTCGGCAATGGGCTGCTTGGACACGTCAAGAGGAAGAGAGTTTCTTCACTGCATTACGACAAGTTGGGAAG AATTTTGAGAAGATCACATGTCGTGTTCAAAGTAAAAACAAGGATCAG GTCAGACATTATTACTATCGTCTTGTCAGGCGGATGAATAAACTTCTGGGTCCTGGATTATGTTTGGATGCCAAAAACTCTAAAGATACTAATGCAGCAATGCTTCGCTG GTGGTCTCTATTAGAAAAGTATAGCTGCAAAGCCTCGAAACTTCATTTGAAACCTcgaagatttaaaatttttattgaagcTTTG GAGCATCAACTCTTGAAAGACCGGAAGAAGAATGTACGAAAACGACCATCTCATG AGAGTCAAAACATTCAAAAGTTAGGACCTGGAAAAGGTTCATTTAAGCGTAATAGCAATGTAGGTGTTAATCGTAGCAATAACAAAGGGGAGTCAAATACCATGAAAGTTGCTTCAAATACCATGAAACCTGCAAGGCAGAGATGGAAATCAG TTGCCTCATCAGCTGCATATAAAAAATGGGAAAAGGCTGCAATTGCTGGTGTTTCTTTGGTTGCCGATGCTGCTGAGCATTTGGAGAGAACTACTAGTGACAAAGAAGTTGAACATGAACAAGATACACCAG ATCCAGAGCATAAGATCCTTGAACCAGTTGACAATAATCAACTTCCTTTGCCTGCTTTCTCTCAAAATCCTTTTGCTGAGAGCAATGTACATGCTACTGTTAAACTTAAGCTCCAGCTCTTTCCAATTGATGACAATACTAGAAGAGCCTTGGAAATG GATAAACACAATCCATACTTGGAACTCACTCTTAGTATTCGAAAGAAGATATCATCAGTACTGGAGCATCTGAATCGAAAATGGGGCAACTCAAGTGTAGCATCAGGAGTGCTTATGCTTTTCCCTTATGGTGTTCAAAGAGAAAACCTTAGGGCTTATCAGAGATGGACTCAAGCAGCCATTGTCAGTGCAGCAGACGTATATGCAATGATTGGAAGGCCCCAAGTATTTCGCCTAAG GTATGGTTGGGTTTCTGATGCTGAAGTTGAATCTTTGACACGGCAAGCACCTGTTTCTTCATCCTACCTTTCCAATGTGCATAATATGAATGCTGAAAGTAGGAAGAGCTGTGTTATGGAAGAAGCACAAGTCTCTACCTCATCTAACAATGATATGTCTAAGAAACTTGATGATCCTTGCAAGAATCAGCCAATATTACAGAAAGAAAATAATGCCCTGGAACCTCCTCGAACTGGTTTTCCCACCTTGACGGAAAAAAACCTTTCCACTGGTCTTAAAGACAATTTTGGGGATTCCCCTATTCCTGCAAGAAATGCATCATCAGATAGAAGTGAGACTTGCAATCTTGCTATTATGAGATGGTTGGCAGATGCA GATGATCAGAGATTGAGAAATAGCACTGCTGCATTATCTGCTGGTGAATGGGCCGACAGTCTTACAAACATAAGTGTCGGAGAACTTCTTGCAGAAGTGCCTCATGACTTGGATGGTAACTGTGTTGATTGCGCTGTTACAGAGAACTCGCAATGTCTTCAGCAGATTCCATTCAGCTGTGATTCATTTGACGCAGCCATTGCTGCTCATATTTCTATGCATCAAAACAAGATGGACATTCCATCAATACCATCCCATGCATCTTCTATCTGGGATGCAGAAGATACATGTGATGCCTTCTTATTTCGAAAGAATCCTATTCCTTGTACCAATGTTCCTAGATTCTCCGGTATTACTTCACAAGCAGCCTGCAAACAGATTGCAAGACAAAACTTAGCAGAATTGAGCACCCATTCTAAG GAATCACCTGATCCAGTGGAGCCAATGGAAAATTCTGCTTGTGAAGACCTCACAGATGAGTGTCCATCTGATCCACACATCATGGATACTACAGAAAACGATTTCAACGGGCTGACTGACATTTATTGG CCTGAGTCTCTTGGACCACTGGATCTCGATATACCGACTTGTAAGTACCATACTGAAGAATTAATTTTCAGTGATAGCCTTGGAGGTTTGAGCCGTTTAATAGCCAGTAGTCTGGATGCTTTTCAAAATTGTTCATTTTTCGGAACGGACAAGAAAGAACCAACGTCAACAGTAGGAGCTCAGGATACTTTCTCCTCAGCTTTTAAAATTAGCAGTGACAACTGA
- the LOC107886814 gene encoding uncharacterized protein isoform X1, translating into MRTERKPHLIKKPADAKRQRVDESLGPGLKDEATEVEHLLVEPKSEHVSVDRVFCFGKENIEKHLKMEDFSCAFDYGWKIGSGGLDSIHGQGGDDLKLEVLDGLLDEVDEVDDIQAAHDLSSACEDFLLDIEFPEKFSELDCGLYEGSNLRNSSSESHSPGGSSNSVGGMSESSIVTVQESNSKNGVLGKMVNCDKHHTIRSECGCQAPVMETICPSKEHGQDFVESDDEKPLVSFIVSNKKVKSSVKVTKGGTLLRQKRLRKPTKRYIEEFSRNSTTSGKNKCLKVRSQEEFSQIPSESQPRRGRPKKIMPKMEFESDCELSASESEDECKRTKRSKTACDRRKHQRMWTLAEVIKLVDGIAQYGVGRWTDIKKLLFASSAYRTPVDLRDKWRNLLRSSSAHKHNRKELQGETNVKHYVRPLPKTVVCRIRELATIHPYPKARSPNLSSINSDPSSKQSTTTKGTPINTHGRNLRGKKCN; encoded by the exons ATGAGAACGGAGAGGAAACCGCATTTGATAAAGAAGCCTGCTGATGCAAAACGTCAAAGG GTTGATGAATCCCTTGGCCCTGGCTTGAAAGATGAAGCAACTGAGGTTGAGCATTTACTTGTGGAACCCAAAAGTGAACATGTCTCGGTAGACAGAGTCTTTTGTTTTGGGAAGGAGAATATAGAAAAACACTTGAAAATGGAGGACTTCTCTTGTGCTTTTGATTATGGCTGGAAAATTGGTTCTG GTGGGCTGGATTCTATCCACGGTCAAGGAGGAGATGATTTGAAGCTTGAA GTTCTTGATGGATTGCTGGATGAAGTTGATGAAGTGGATGATATTCAAGCAGCACATGATCTCTCCAGTGCATGTGAAGATTTTCTTTTGG ATATTGAATTTCCAGAAAAGTTCTCTGAATTGGACTGTGGCCTTTACGAAGGATCAAATTTGCGTAACTCAAGTTCTGAAAGTCATTCACCTGGTGGAAGTAGTAATAGTGTTGGTGGCATGTCAGAATCATCGATTGTAACTGTTCAAGAATCCAACAGCAAGAATGGTGTGCTTGGGAAGATGGTCAATTGTGATAAACATCATACCATTAGGAGCGAATGTGGGTGTCAGGCTCCAGTTATGGAAACCATTTGTCCTAGTAAAGAACATGGGCAAGATTTTGTCGAGTCTGATGATGAAAAACCTTTAGTAAGTTTTATAGTGTCTAATAAGAAAGTAAAAAGCTCTGTTAAAGTAACAAAAGGTGGCACTCTTCTCCGACAGAAGAGACTTCGGAAACCTACTAAGAGGTATATTGAGGAATTTTCTAGAAATTCTACTACTTCTGGGAAGAACAAGTGCCTTAAAGTCAGATCACAAGAAGAATTTTCACAAATCCCATCTGAATCCCAACCAAGAAGAGGACGTCCCAAGAAAATTATGCCAAAAATG GAGTTTGAATCTGATTGTGAGCTTTCAGCATCTGAATCTGAAGATGAGTGTAAGAGAACCAAAAGATCCAAAACGGCTTGTGATAGGAGGAAGCATCAAAGGATGTGGACTCTTGCGGAGGTGATTAAGTTAGTTGATGGAATTGCTCAATATGGTGTTGGAAGATGGACCGATATTAAAAAGCTTCTATTTGCATCGTCTGCTTACCGGACACCTGTTGATCTAAGG GACAAATGGCGAAACCTTCTAAGATCTAGCTCTGCTCATAAACACAACAGGAAAGAG TTGCAGGGTGAGACTAACGTGAAGCATTATGTACGTCCGTTACCAAAGACAGTGGTATGCCGTATCCGTGAACTTGCAACCATTCATCCATACCCAAAGGCTCGCAGCCCAAATCTTTCATCCATCAATTCCGATCCTTCATCCAAACAATCGACAACAACTAAAGGCACTCCAATCAACACTCACGGGAGAAACCTACGCGGAAAGAAGTGTAATTGA
- the LOC107886814 gene encoding uncharacterized protein isoform X2, giving the protein MRTERKPHLIKKPADAKRQRVDESLGPGLKDEATEVEHLLVEPKSEHVSVDRVFCFGKENIEKHLKMEDFSCAFDYGWKIGSGGLDSIHGQGGDDLKLEVLDGLLDEVDEVDDIQAAHDLSSACEDFLLDIEFPEKFSELDCGLYEGSNLRNSSSESHSPGGSSNSVGGMSESSIVTVQESNSKNGVLGKMVNCDKHHTIRSECGCQAPVMETICPSKEHGQDFVESDDEKPLVSFIVSNKKVKSSVKVTKGGTLLRQKRLRKPTKRYIEEFSRNSTTSGKNKCLKVRSQEEFSQIPSESQPRRGRPKKIMPKMEFESDCELSASESEDECKRTKRSKTACDRRKHQRMWTLAEVIKLVDGIAQYGVGRWTDIKKLLFASSAYRTPVDLRDKWRNLLRSSSAHKHNRKEGETNVKHYVRPLPKTVVCRIRELATIHPYPKARSPNLSSINSDPSSKQSTTTKGTPINTHGRNLRGKKCN; this is encoded by the exons ATGAGAACGGAGAGGAAACCGCATTTGATAAAGAAGCCTGCTGATGCAAAACGTCAAAGG GTTGATGAATCCCTTGGCCCTGGCTTGAAAGATGAAGCAACTGAGGTTGAGCATTTACTTGTGGAACCCAAAAGTGAACATGTCTCGGTAGACAGAGTCTTTTGTTTTGGGAAGGAGAATATAGAAAAACACTTGAAAATGGAGGACTTCTCTTGTGCTTTTGATTATGGCTGGAAAATTGGTTCTG GTGGGCTGGATTCTATCCACGGTCAAGGAGGAGATGATTTGAAGCTTGAA GTTCTTGATGGATTGCTGGATGAAGTTGATGAAGTGGATGATATTCAAGCAGCACATGATCTCTCCAGTGCATGTGAAGATTTTCTTTTGG ATATTGAATTTCCAGAAAAGTTCTCTGAATTGGACTGTGGCCTTTACGAAGGATCAAATTTGCGTAACTCAAGTTCTGAAAGTCATTCACCTGGTGGAAGTAGTAATAGTGTTGGTGGCATGTCAGAATCATCGATTGTAACTGTTCAAGAATCCAACAGCAAGAATGGTGTGCTTGGGAAGATGGTCAATTGTGATAAACATCATACCATTAGGAGCGAATGTGGGTGTCAGGCTCCAGTTATGGAAACCATTTGTCCTAGTAAAGAACATGGGCAAGATTTTGTCGAGTCTGATGATGAAAAACCTTTAGTAAGTTTTATAGTGTCTAATAAGAAAGTAAAAAGCTCTGTTAAAGTAACAAAAGGTGGCACTCTTCTCCGACAGAAGAGACTTCGGAAACCTACTAAGAGGTATATTGAGGAATTTTCTAGAAATTCTACTACTTCTGGGAAGAACAAGTGCCTTAAAGTCAGATCACAAGAAGAATTTTCACAAATCCCATCTGAATCCCAACCAAGAAGAGGACGTCCCAAGAAAATTATGCCAAAAATG GAGTTTGAATCTGATTGTGAGCTTTCAGCATCTGAATCTGAAGATGAGTGTAAGAGAACCAAAAGATCCAAAACGGCTTGTGATAGGAGGAAGCATCAAAGGATGTGGACTCTTGCGGAGGTGATTAAGTTAGTTGATGGAATTGCTCAATATGGTGTTGGAAGATGGACCGATATTAAAAAGCTTCTATTTGCATCGTCTGCTTACCGGACACCTGTTGATCTAAGG GACAAATGGCGAAACCTTCTAAGATCTAGCTCTGCTCATAAACACAACAGGAAAGAG GGTGAGACTAACGTGAAGCATTATGTACGTCCGTTACCAAAGACAGTGGTATGCCGTATCCGTGAACTTGCAACCATTCATCCATACCCAAAGGCTCGCAGCCCAAATCTTTCATCCATCAATTCCGATCCTTCATCCAAACAATCGACAACAACTAAAGGCACTCCAATCAACACTCACGGGAGAAACCTACGCGGAAAGAAGTGTAATTGA